In Pseudomonas hamedanensis, a single window of DNA contains:
- a CDS encoding endonuclease/exonuclease/phosphatase family protein — translation MSIPEPVGFTDEGAVVAPSVRSFTVLTVNTHKGFTALNRRFILPELREAVRSVAADVVFLQEVHGTHEQHPKRYNNWPTMPQYEFLADSLWPQFAYGRNAVYPAGDHGNALLSKFQIIRHDNLDVSISGHENRGLLHCVLRLPGDGAEVHAICVHLGLRESHRNAQLALLMQRLGELPADAPVIVAGDFNDWRQRADAQLTPCGLREVFAEHNGKPARSFPARLPALRLDRIYVRNLKASRPKVLTNRPWSHLSDHVPLSVEIEL, via the coding sequence ATGAGCATTCCCGAACCGGTCGGTTTCACCGATGAAGGCGCCGTGGTCGCGCCATCGGTGCGCAGCTTCACCGTGCTGACGGTCAACACCCACAAGGGCTTCACCGCCCTCAATCGGCGTTTCATCTTGCCTGAGCTGCGCGAAGCGGTACGCAGCGTCGCCGCCGACGTGGTGTTTCTGCAGGAAGTCCATGGCACCCATGAGCAGCACCCCAAGCGCTACAACAACTGGCCGACGATGCCGCAGTACGAGTTTCTCGCCGACAGCCTCTGGCCGCAGTTCGCCTATGGGCGCAACGCGGTGTACCCGGCGGGCGATCATGGCAATGCCCTGCTGTCGAAATTCCAGATCATCCGCCACGACAACCTCGACGTGTCGATCAGCGGCCATGAAAACCGTGGCCTGCTGCATTGCGTGCTGCGCCTGCCCGGTGACGGCGCCGAAGTCCACGCGATCTGTGTGCACCTGGGCCTGCGTGAAAGCCATCGCAACGCGCAGCTGGCGTTGCTGATGCAACGTCTCGGCGAGTTGCCCGCCGACGCGCCGGTCATCGTCGCCGGCGACTTCAACGACTGGCGCCAGCGCGCCGATGCGCAGCTCACGCCCTGCGGCCTGCGTGAAGTGTTCGCCGAGCACAATGGTAAACCGGCGCGCAGCTTTCCGGCGCGATTGCCGGCGCTCAGGCTCGATCGCATCTACGTGCGCAACCTCAAGGCCAGCCGGCCAAAAGTCCTGACCAACCGCCCTTGGTCGCACCTGTCCGACCACGTCCCGTTATCGGTGGAGATTGAACTATGA
- the clsB gene encoding cardiolipin synthase ClsB, which produces MNSAPLEKSTVDSVPLNPPVREPGHVDVEYQWQGNNRVQLLENGEEYFPRVFAAMRAAKSEILLETFIVFEDKVGAELQQILIEAAQRGVRTTVSLDGFGCGELSPGYLTALSDAGVHLQIFDPAPKHLGIRTNWFRRLHRKIVVVDGLIAFIGGINFSGDHLADFGPEAKQDYSVEIQGPVVADIHHFALLQSGRPGRARFWWQRRRQRRAEMAFNEHDGQVRLVFRDNDQHNTDIEDVYLQVLRQAKRRVIIANAYFFPGYRLLREIRNAARRGVEVRLILQGQPDMLVAKLAARMTYDYLLKAGVQIHEYCERPLHGKVALVDDDWSTVGSSNLDPLSLSLNLEANVLIRDRAFNQHLFERLEDLSRNHCKAMDPKRLPRGRIWHMTVGFLVFHFLRHFPAIAGWLPAHKPRLKPFRGEFK; this is translated from the coding sequence ATGAACAGTGCGCCACTGGAGAAATCCACCGTGGACTCCGTCCCGCTCAACCCGCCGGTTCGCGAGCCCGGTCACGTTGATGTCGAATACCAATGGCAGGGCAACAACCGCGTGCAATTGCTGGAGAACGGCGAGGAATATTTCCCCAGGGTGTTCGCAGCGATGCGCGCGGCCAAGAGCGAAATTCTCCTGGAAACCTTCATCGTCTTTGAAGACAAGGTCGGCGCCGAGCTGCAACAGATCCTCATCGAAGCGGCCCAGCGTGGTGTGCGCACCACGGTCAGCCTCGACGGTTTCGGCTGTGGCGAATTGAGCCCCGGATACCTCACGGCGCTGAGCGACGCCGGCGTGCACTTGCAAATTTTCGATCCGGCGCCAAAACACCTGGGTATCCGCACCAACTGGTTCCGCCGTTTGCATCGCAAGATCGTGGTGGTCGACGGCCTGATCGCGTTCATTGGCGGGATCAATTTTTCCGGCGATCACCTGGCCGATTTCGGCCCGGAAGCCAAGCAGGATTATTCCGTGGAGATTCAGGGCCCGGTAGTCGCTGATATCCATCATTTTGCCCTGCTGCAAAGCGGCCGTCCGGGACGCGCGCGGTTCTGGTGGCAGCGTCGGCGTCAGCGTCGCGCAGAAATGGCGTTCAACGAACACGATGGTCAGGTACGCCTGGTGTTCCGCGACAACGACCAGCACAACACCGATATCGAGGATGTCTATTTACAGGTGCTGCGCCAAGCCAAGCGCCGCGTGATCATCGCCAACGCCTATTTCTTCCCTGGCTATCGCCTGTTGCGCGAGATCCGTAACGCGGCGCGCCGGGGTGTTGAGGTGCGGCTGATTCTGCAAGGTCAGCCGGACATGCTGGTGGCCAAACTGGCGGCACGCATGACCTACGATTACCTGCTCAAGGCGGGCGTGCAGATTCATGAATATTGCGAGCGCCCCCTGCACGGCAAAGTCGCCTTGGTGGATGACGACTGGAGCACCGTCGGCTCGAGCAATCTCGACCCGTTGAGCCTGTCGCTGAACCTGGAAGCCAACGTGCTGATCCGCGACCGCGCATTCAATCAGCACTTGTTCGAACGCCTCGAAGACCTCAGCCGCAACCACTGCAAAGCCATGGATCCCAAGCGCCTACCCCGTGGACGAATCTGGCACATGACCGTGGGTTTTCTGGTGTTCCACTTTCTACGGCATTTCCCGGCAATCGCCGGCTGGCTGCCGGCGCATAAACCGCGGCTCAAGCCTTTTCGAGGAGAGTTTAAATGA
- a CDS encoding lysylphosphatidylglycerol synthase domain-containing protein, protein MSRTQAQSTADSAPANHSKWSRWKRPLTLLFFLALIVLLTMFATRIEWAEVLQTLADFKVRTLLIAASVTLLSFLVYASFDLIGRTYIRQDLTWKQILPVGVISYAFNLNLSAWVGGIAMRYRLYSRLGVSKGNIAKILGLSLATNWFGYMTIAGVVFSSGLVRMPPGWKLSSDALQWVGVLLLLISAGYLAACQFSKRREWTIRGVEINLPSLRMAVLQLLLGALNWSLMAAVIFTLLPSKLDYPLVLGVLLISAIAGVITHIPAGLGVLEAVFVALLQHEASRGSLVAGLLAYRAIYFLLPLLITVVMYLVVEAKAKALRIEKKPS, encoded by the coding sequence ATGAGCCGAACCCAAGCACAGTCCACCGCTGATTCGGCGCCAGCCAACCACTCGAAATGGAGCCGCTGGAAGCGCCCGTTGACCTTGCTGTTCTTCCTCGCCCTGATCGTTCTGCTGACGATGTTCGCCACGCGCATCGAATGGGCCGAAGTGCTGCAGACCCTCGCCGATTTCAAGGTGCGCACGCTGCTCATCGCCGCGAGCGTGACGCTGTTGAGTTTTCTGGTGTACGCCAGTTTCGACCTGATCGGGCGCACCTACATTCGTCAGGATTTGACCTGGAAACAGATCCTGCCGGTGGGCGTGATCAGCTATGCGTTCAACCTGAACCTGAGTGCCTGGGTGGGCGGGATCGCCATGCGCTATCGCCTGTATTCGCGGCTGGGCGTGAGCAAAGGCAACATCGCCAAGATCCTTGGCCTGAGTCTGGCGACCAATTGGTTCGGCTACATGACCATCGCCGGCGTGGTGTTCAGCAGTGGTCTGGTGCGCATGCCGCCGGGCTGGAAACTGAGCAGCGATGCGTTGCAGTGGGTGGGCGTGCTGTTGCTGTTGATCAGCGCCGGTTACCTGGCGGCGTGTCAGTTTTCCAAGCGTCGCGAATGGACGATTCGTGGCGTGGAAATCAACCTGCCGTCGCTGCGCATGGCGGTGCTGCAACTGTTGCTGGGCGCGTTGAACTGGTCGTTGATGGCGGCGGTCATCTTCACGCTGTTGCCGAGCAAGCTGGATTATCCGCTGGTGCTTGGCGTGCTGCTGATCAGCGCGATTGCCGGGGTCATCACCCATATTCCGGCGGGTCTGGGCGTACTCGAAGCGGTGTTTGTGGCGCTGCTGCAGCATGAGGCATCACGGGGCAGTCTGGTGGCGGGACTGCTGGCGTACCGGGCGATTTACTTTCTGCTGCCGTTGTTGATTACCGTGGTGATGTATCTGGTGGTGGAGGCCAAAGCCAAGGCGCTGCGGATCGAGAAGAAACCTTCCTGA
- a CDS encoding alpha/beta hydrolase family protein: MTARSESIQIDIDDEQMSGTFLSPKSKVPGVLFVHGWGGSQERDLERAKGIAGLGCVCLTFDLRGHTGGTGIPLSRVTREDNLRDLLAAYDRLLAHPALDTSAIAVVGTSYGGYLASILTSLRPVRWLALRVPALYRDEQWHTPKRDLDKADLRDYRGTLVPADSNRALHACSQFTGDVLLVESETDDFVPHATIMSYRAACQQTHSLTHRIIDGADHALSDPVSQQAYTSILVDWITEMVVGERLSIIQSR; the protein is encoded by the coding sequence ATGACGGCTAGAAGCGAAAGCATTCAAATCGACATTGATGATGAACAGATGAGCGGGACGTTTCTCAGTCCCAAATCGAAGGTGCCGGGGGTGTTGTTTGTCCACGGTTGGGGCGGCAGTCAGGAGCGCGACCTGGAGCGTGCCAAAGGTATCGCCGGTCTGGGCTGCGTGTGTCTGACGTTCGACCTGCGCGGGCATACCGGCGGCACCGGCATCCCGCTGAGCCGCGTCACCCGTGAGGACAACCTGCGTGACCTGCTGGCGGCCTACGACCGCCTGCTGGCGCATCCGGCGCTCGACACCTCGGCGATTGCCGTGGTGGGCACCAGTTACGGTGGCTATCTGGCCTCGATCCTCACGTCCTTGCGGCCGGTGCGCTGGTTGGCGCTGCGAGTGCCGGCGCTGTATCGCGACGAACAATGGCACACGCCCAAGCGTGATCTGGACAAGGCGGATTTACGTGACTATCGCGGCACACTGGTGCCCGCCGACAGCAACCGTGCGCTGCACGCTTGTTCGCAGTTCACCGGGGATGTGTTGTTGGTGGAATCGGAAACCGACGATTTCGTGCCGCACGCGACGATCATGAGTTACCGCGCCGCGTGTCAGCAGACGCACTCGCTCACGCACCGGATTATCGACGGCGCCGACCATGCCTTGAGCGATCCGGTGTCGCAGCAGGCCTATACCTCGATTCTGGTGGACTGGATTACCGAAATGGTGGTGGGTGAGCGGTTGAGCATTATTCAATCCAGATGA
- a CDS encoding DUF3182 family protein: MTPTLSSKLVVAHSLRADAPQHEVQTNKALARWLAQILGCTFGGSYDPEKHQGCDVYWLPTQTIVGAANAQALGIKGPDDLWGGYVEYDFICTKAISHGLRSHLARAPQGWSPLFSERVRNVVLDGLSVFALEDARPAAEHLLYAGPIRLKPIHACAGRGQAVIKSLDAFDEILARPEAQKIFSEGVVLEQDLSQVVTHSVGQSFIGGRVLSYCGDQYLTEDGQGEEVYGGSNLLVVQGGYDALLALDLPDDVRLAIEQAQVFDNAADEAYPRFFASRRNYDIAQGLDANGNARSGVLEQSWRMGGASSAEIAALQAFVNDPGIRAIRVSSVETYIDQTLPADAIEVYRGPAENSAFLLKYVTVKPYDG; this comes from the coding sequence ATGACCCCGACACTCAGCAGCAAACTCGTCGTCGCGCACTCGCTGCGTGCCGACGCGCCGCAACATGAAGTCCAGACCAACAAGGCCCTGGCCCGCTGGCTGGCGCAGATTCTCGGCTGCACATTCGGCGGCAGCTACGATCCCGAAAAGCATCAGGGGTGCGATGTGTATTGGCTGCCGACACAGACCATCGTCGGTGCGGCCAATGCGCAAGCGCTGGGGATCAAAGGTCCCGATGATCTGTGGGGCGGTTACGTCGAATACGATTTCATCTGCACCAAAGCCATCAGCCACGGTTTACGCAGCCATCTGGCCCGGGCGCCGCAGGGCTGGTCGCCGCTGTTCTCCGAGCGCGTGCGCAACGTGGTGCTCGACGGCCTCAGCGTATTTGCGCTGGAGGATGCGCGGCCGGCCGCCGAGCATTTGCTGTACGCCGGGCCGATCCGCTTGAAGCCGATTCACGCCTGTGCCGGCCGCGGCCAGGCAGTAATCAAAAGCCTCGACGCGTTCGATGAAATCCTCGCGCGGCCCGAGGCGCAAAAGATCTTCAGCGAAGGCGTGGTGCTGGAGCAGGACTTGAGCCAGGTGGTCACCCACAGCGTCGGCCAGTCGTTCATTGGCGGCAGGGTGCTGAGCTACTGCGGTGACCAGTACCTGACCGAAGACGGTCAGGGCGAAGAGGTCTACGGCGGCTCGAACCTGCTGGTGGTGCAGGGCGGTTATGACGCGTTGCTGGCGCTGGATCTGCCCGACGATGTGCGTCTGGCGATCGAACAGGCCCAGGTGTTCGACAACGCCGCCGATGAAGCCTACCCACGATTCTTCGCCTCGCGGCGCAATTACGACATCGCCCAAGGCCTGGATGCCAACGGCAACGCGCGCAGCGGGGTGCTTGAACAATCGTGGCGCATGGGCGGGGCCAGCAGCGCGGAAATTGCCGCGCTGCAAGCTTTCGTCAACGATCCAGGGATACGCGCTATCCGCGTGTCCTCCGTGGAAACCTACATCGATCAGACGCTGCCGGCGGACGCCATCGAGGTCTATCGCGGCCCGGCCGAAAACAGCGCCTTTCTTCTCAAATACGTAACGGTCAAACCCTATGACGGCTAG
- a CDS encoding GlxA family transcriptional regulator — MPAEKAATAELGVLIYPGAQLAAVHGLTDLFAVANRIAGEYAAVQLPVLRVSHWQVEGKQVPTPVYDSHPGSQNALLAVLIPPSLGGFSAAQMPASLKQWLREQHARGATLGGVCVGSLMLAESGLLDGRSATTHWTSAEAFAERYPLIKLKADTPIVDDGDLITTAGLMAWSELGLRLVDRLLGPSIATATARFLVMEHSDSASECGSNFAPILSHGDAAILKVQHWLQSTGATEVSLTAMAERAGLEERTFLRRFRAATGLKPTEYCQHLRVGKAREMLEFTNGTIDHIAWTVGYQDPGAFRTIFKKITGLAPSDYRARFGLTR, encoded by the coding sequence ATGCCTGCAGAAAAAGCCGCCACGGCTGAATTGGGCGTGCTGATTTATCCCGGCGCGCAACTGGCGGCGGTACACGGGTTGACCGATCTGTTCGCCGTGGCCAACCGCATCGCCGGCGAATATGCGGCGGTGCAATTGCCCGTGCTGCGGGTCAGTCACTGGCAGGTTGAAGGCAAGCAAGTGCCGACGCCGGTGTATGACAGCCACCCGGGCAGCCAGAACGCTTTGCTGGCCGTACTGATTCCACCGTCGCTCGGCGGTTTCAGCGCGGCGCAGATGCCTGCCAGTCTGAAGCAATGGCTGCGCGAGCAGCATGCCCGCGGCGCGACGCTGGGCGGTGTGTGCGTGGGGTCGCTGATGCTTGCCGAAAGCGGCTTGCTCGATGGCCGTAGCGCCACCACCCACTGGACCTCGGCCGAGGCGTTTGCCGAGCGTTACCCGCTGATTAAACTCAAGGCGGATACGCCGATTGTCGACGACGGCGACCTGATCACCACGGCCGGTCTGATGGCTTGGTCCGAGTTGGGATTGCGTCTGGTCGATCGCTTGCTCGGCCCGAGCATCGCCACCGCGACCGCGCGATTTCTGGTGATGGAACACAGCGACAGCGCCAGCGAATGTGGCAGCAATTTTGCGCCGATCCTCAGCCACGGCGACGCGGCGATTCTCAAGGTCCAGCACTGGCTGCAAAGCACCGGCGCGACGGAGGTCTCGCTGACGGCAATGGCTGAGCGAGCGGGGCTGGAAGAGCGTACTTTTCTAAGGCGTTTTCGCGCCGCGACCGGTTTGAAACCGACCGAGTACTGCCAGCACCTGCGGGTGGGCAAGGCGCGGGAAATGCTTGAGTTCACCAACGGCACCATCGATCACATCGCCTGGACGGTGGGCTATCAGGACCCGGGCGCGTTTCGCACGATCTTCAAGAAAATTACCGGGCTGGCGCCGAGTGATTATCGCGCTCGGTTTGGCCTGACACGCTAG
- a CDS encoding cysteine hydrolase family protein translates to MAKQALIVVDIQNDYFPQGKWPLVGADAAADNAARLIAAFRKAGDSVVHIRHEFTSEDAPFFTPGSEGAKLHPKVLNQAGEPVVLKHFVNSFRETELKSVLDEQGITDLVVIGSMSHMCIDGITRAAADMGYGVTVIHDACASRDLQFNGLTVPAAQVHAAFMSALGFAYASVVSTDEFLRSNA, encoded by the coding sequence ATGGCCAAGCAAGCGCTCATCGTAGTCGATATCCAGAACGACTACTTCCCCCAAGGCAAGTGGCCGCTGGTCGGCGCCGACGCTGCTGCCGATAACGCCGCGCGGCTGATCGCGGCCTTTCGCAAAGCGGGGGATTCGGTGGTGCACATTCGCCACGAATTCACCTCCGAAGATGCGCCGTTTTTCACCCCAGGCTCCGAGGGCGCCAAACTGCATCCCAAAGTGCTCAATCAGGCTGGCGAGCCTGTGGTGCTCAAGCACTTCGTCAACTCGTTCCGTGAAACCGAACTGAAATCGGTTCTCGACGAACAAGGCATCACGGATCTGGTGGTGATCGGCAGCATGAGCCATATGTGCATCGATGGCATCACTCGCGCGGCGGCAGACATGGGCTATGGCGTGACGGTGATTCACGATGCCTGCGCCAGCCGGGATCTGCAATTCAATGGCCTGACCGTGCCGGCCGCACAGGTGCACGCAGCATTTATGTCGGCACTGGGTTTCGCCTACGCCAGCGTGGTCTCGACCGACGAGTTCCTGCGCAGCAACGCCTAG
- a CDS encoding YjfI family protein gives MKSRSTTTAAASPKGERAKASAKKPSSFYMKQMRAGLAAAGYVKHETWVLPENRSLLKQMEQQLRQPILAGSFMSENYMSAGNNWTIDSLFNALKALDEVVSQEISLSLIQSSEPSIKLEMNEFGGLPIHIALAGQQIIVDTVLVDIDSISDVHAFNDAVLRSREMFPLSSIGIESMPNGQTVYNMFGALSADSSLTNIVTEVKTLVDNVQRASEAFEHFFK, from the coding sequence ATGAAAAGCCGCTCTACGACAACTGCCGCCGCAAGCCCCAAGGGCGAGCGAGCCAAGGCGTCCGCGAAAAAACCGTCGAGCTTCTACATGAAGCAGATGCGTGCAGGGCTGGCCGCCGCCGGTTATGTCAAACACGAAACTTGGGTGCTTCCGGAAAACCGAAGCTTGCTCAAGCAAATGGAGCAACAGCTACGCCAACCGATTCTGGCTGGCTCTTTCATGTCGGAGAATTACATGAGCGCAGGCAACAACTGGACCATCGACAGCCTCTTCAATGCCCTCAAGGCCCTGGACGAGGTGGTTTCCCAAGAGATTTCGCTGTCCCTGATCCAGAGCTCCGAGCCGAGCATCAAGCTGGAGATGAATGAATTCGGCGGCCTGCCGATTCACATCGCCCTGGCCGGCCAGCAGATCATCGTCGACACCGTGCTGGTGGACATCGATTCGATCAGCGATGTGCACGCCTTCAACGATGCCGTATTGCGCAGCCGCGAGATGTTCCCGCTGTCGTCGATCGGTATCGAGTCGATGCCCAACGGCCAGACCGTTTACAACATGTTCGGCGCCCTCAGCGCCGACTCGAGCCTGACCAATATCGTCACCGAGGTGAAAACCCTGGTCGACAATGTGCAGCGCGCCAGCGAAGCCTTCGAACACTTCTTCAAGTAA
- a CDS encoding PspA/IM30 family protein, translating into MTQSIWSKLFTALRGGANEVGEAIADQQALRILDQEIRDADSALSNARRELVTIMAKHKLAADRVSEYDAKIKDLEAKAVAALNAGREDLALEVAEAISTLTNDLDAEKKLSDEFGAYAENMRKDISKAESRIKSLRQQVDMAKARDSVQKAQVSASIASGGANGKLETAVGTLNRLQAKQQQRAAELSAADELADASTGNDLERKLRDAGITPNEGSANAILERLKQKSTH; encoded by the coding sequence ATGACTCAGTCCATCTGGAGCAAGTTGTTCACCGCGCTGCGCGGCGGCGCCAACGAAGTCGGCGAAGCCATCGCCGACCAGCAGGCCCTGCGCATCCTCGATCAGGAAATCCGCGACGCTGATAGCGCGCTATCCAACGCTCGTCGCGAACTGGTCACCATCATGGCCAAGCACAAACTGGCCGCCGACCGCGTCAGCGAATACGACGCCAAGATCAAGGACCTCGAAGCCAAGGCCGTTGCCGCGCTGAACGCCGGCCGCGAAGATCTGGCCCTGGAAGTGGCCGAAGCGATTTCGACCCTGACCAACGACCTGGATGCCGAGAAGAAGCTCAGCGATGAGTTCGGCGCCTACGCCGAGAACATGCGCAAAGACATCAGCAAGGCCGAGTCGCGAATCAAAAGCCTGCGCCAGCAAGTGGACATGGCCAAGGCCCGCGACAGCGTACAGAAGGCACAGGTCAGCGCTTCGATTGCCAGCGGCGGCGCCAACGGCAAACTGGAAACCGCCGTCGGCACCCTGAACCGTCTGCAAGCCAAACAGCAGCAACGCGCGGCCGAACTCAGCGCGGCGGACGAACTGGCCGACGCCTCCACCGGCAACGACCTGGAACGCAAACTGCGCGACGCCGGCATCACGCCGAACGAAGGCAGCGCCAATGCGATTCTTGAGCGGCTGAAGCAGAAGTCCACGCACTAA
- a CDS encoding DUF2491 family protein — MGWFKDLLGTSTWQTAAPTTTAASGPLGMAQGKGVRFDTTLALLLEGSTSVRVPFDQAVWSAGWVDLGQSNKLHRYYMNDEDFWVQIHVTGEDQIESVTLFNYLSYVTVNSDAELQRLAGPNSLIGLPGYTHDGVEYTREWGTEQGQTELVPMTEHVANPDESYTIKHHSILYARDTGLTDRRELLLFSVEQDEEGTVSLSTSLGISLYTTDLSAI; from the coding sequence ATGGGATGGTTTAAAGACTTGCTGGGCACCAGCACCTGGCAGACCGCTGCGCCAACGACCACCGCTGCCAGTGGCCCGTTGGGCATGGCGCAAGGCAAAGGCGTACGGTTCGACACAACCCTGGCGCTGTTGCTGGAAGGCTCGACCTCGGTGCGGGTACCGTTCGATCAAGCGGTGTGGAGCGCCGGTTGGGTCGATCTCGGCCAGTCCAACAAACTGCACCGCTATTACATGAACGACGAGGATTTCTGGGTGCAGATCCACGTCACTGGTGAAGACCAGATCGAGTCGGTCACCCTCTTCAATTACCTCAGCTACGTGACGGTCAACAGTGACGCCGAACTGCAGCGTCTGGCCGGCCCGAACAGCCTGATCGGTCTGCCGGGCTATACCCACGACGGTGTCGAATACACTCGCGAGTGGGGCACCGAACAGGGCCAGACCGAACTGGTGCCGATGACCGAACACGTGGCCAACCCGGACGAGTCCTACACCATCAAACACCACTCGATACTCTATGCCCGCGACACCGGCCTGACCGATCGCCGCGAACTGCTGCTGTTTTCCGTCGAACAGGACGAAGAAGGCACCGTCAGCCTGAGTACCTCATTGGGCATCTCGCTGTACACGACTGATTTGAGCGCCATTTAA
- a CDS encoding DUF350 domain-containing protein yields MLEVLAVSLNKTALVGFVVYLIGAVLLFMLFQFVYTRITAHKEFELIRAGNTAAAIALSGAIIGFAIPASNVIAYSVNVLDFVLWAVIAAVVQLLAFVATGLVLKGTSQRIANGEVAAGIYVAAVAISVGMLNAACMTPSN; encoded by the coding sequence ATGCTGGAAGTGCTGGCCGTTTCCCTGAACAAAACCGCACTGGTCGGTTTTGTCGTCTACCTGATCGGCGCCGTTTTGCTGTTCATGCTGTTTCAATTCGTCTATACGCGCATCACCGCGCACAAGGAATTCGAGCTGATCCGCGCTGGCAATACCGCAGCCGCTATCGCACTGTCCGGGGCGATCATCGGTTTTGCCATTCCGGCGAGCAACGTGATTGCCTACTCGGTCAACGTGCTCGACTTTGTACTCTGGGCTGTCATCGCCGCCGTCGTGCAGCTGTTGGCGTTCGTTGCGACCGGGCTGGTGCTCAAGGGCACTTCCCAGCGCATCGCCAACGGCGAAGTCGCCGCCGGCATTTACGTGGCCGCCGTGGCGATCAGCGTCGGCATGCTCAATGCCGCGTGCATGACCCCCTCCAACTGA
- a CDS encoding DUF1190 domain-containing protein, whose amino-acid sequence MKRSKYVQLSLAASVAMAISGEAAAVDQPRSFQSVEQCVDAELAADVCSNAYVAALTEHRRIAPAYDDKAKCDADFAADWCQKNSDGRFVPKLGGFKVPQSGDAPQNLDAIADAQMPAGDAASVQGANTSQVATGGGNGWLTGWLIGNAMSNNANRTVYRDRETRQPYNTSTQYRRAETTTRSQADYESSKSKPVNVASSTSRGGFGSQSSARSGWGGWGSSSGRSSS is encoded by the coding sequence ATGAAACGCAGCAAATACGTGCAATTGTCCCTCGCCGCGTCGGTGGCGATGGCCATTTCCGGTGAAGCCGCGGCGGTGGATCAGCCGCGCAGTTTCCAGAGTGTCGAACAATGCGTCGATGCCGAACTGGCCGCCGACGTCTGCTCCAACGCCTACGTCGCCGCTCTGACCGAACACCGGCGCATCGCCCCGGCGTACGACGACAAAGCCAAGTGCGACGCAGATTTTGCCGCCGACTGGTGTCAGAAAAACTCCGATGGCCGCTTCGTACCGAAACTCGGCGGTTTCAAAGTGCCGCAGAGCGGTGACGCGCCGCAAAATCTCGACGCCATCGCCGATGCGCAGATGCCGGCGGGTGACGCCGCATCTGTGCAGGGTGCGAACACGTCGCAGGTTGCCACTGGCGGCGGCAACGGCTGGCTCACCGGTTGGCTGATCGGCAACGCGATGAGCAACAACGCCAACCGCACCGTTTACCGCGACCGTGAAACGCGCCAGCCGTACAACACTTCGACGCAATATCGCAGAGCTGAAACGACGACGCGCAGTCAGGCGGATTACGAGAGCAGCAAAAGCAAACCGGTGAACGTGGCTTCGTCGACTTCGCGCGGCGGCTTCGGCAGCCAGTCCAGCGCGCGCAGCGGTTGGGGTGGCTGGGGCAGCAGCTCCGGGCGCTCGAGCAGCTGA